In Cervus elaphus chromosome 5, mCerEla1.1, whole genome shotgun sequence, the following proteins share a genomic window:
- the HCAR1 gene encoding hydroxycarboxylic acid receptor 1, protein MANRSCCLIQGYHMPEVMPPLLILAFVLGILGNGVALCGFCFHMKTWKPSTIYLFNLAIADFLLMICLPFRTDYYLRQRQWAFEDIACRVALFMLAMNRAGSIVFLTVVAVDRYFKVVHPHHMINTISNWTAVGIVCALWTLVILGTLYLLMENHLCVQEKVVACESFIMVSANGWHDVMFQLEFFLPLGIILFCSFKIIWSLKQRQHLARQSRMKKPIRFIMMVAVVFIACYLPSALARLYFLWTVPSSACNPSVHVALHVTLSFTYINSMLDPLVYYFSSPSYPKFYTKLKICTLRPRCPGCFKRPEGMPTSNLCCNSCISVANSFQSQSEVQ, encoded by the coding sequence ATGGCCAACAGGTCGTGCTGCCTCATCCAGGGGTACCACATGCCCGAGGTGATGCCGCCACTGCTAATCCTCGCCTTTGTGCTTGGCATCCTGGGCAATGGCGTAGCGCTCTGTGGTTTCTGCTTTCACATGAAGACCTGGAAGCCGAGCACTATTTACCTGTTCAACTTGGCCATAGCCGACTTCCTTCTGATGATATGCCTGCCCTTTCGGACAGACTACTACCTCAGACAGAGGCAATGGGCATTTGAGGATATTGCTTGTCGAGTGGCGCTCTTCATGCTGGCCATGAACAGGGCTGGGAGCATTGTCTTCCTCACAGTGGTGGCTGTGGACCGGTATTTTAAAGTGGTCCACCCCCACCATATGATAAACACCATCTCCAACTGGACTGCAGTTGGCATCGTCTGTGCCCTTTGGACCCTGGTCATCCTGGGGACTCTGTATCTTCTGATGGAGAATCATCTGTGTGTGCAAGAGAAGGTCGTAGCTTGTGAGAGCTTCATCATGGTGTCGGCCAACGGCTGGCATGATGTCATGTTCCAGCTGGAGTTCTTTCTGCCCCTTGGCATCATCTTGTTCTGCTCCTTCAAGATCATTTGGAGCCTCAAGCAGAGGCAGCATCTGGCCAGGCAGAGTCGGATGAAGAAGCCTATTCGTTTCATCATGATGGTGGCGGTGGTGTTTATTGCCTGCTACCTGCCCAGCGCGTTGGCCAGACTGTATTTCCTCTGGACAGTGCCTTCCAGCGCCTGCAATCCATCCGTCCATGTGGCCCTCCACGTCACCCTCAGCTTCACCTACATAAACAGCATGCTGGATCCCCTGGTGTATTATTTTTCAAGTCCCTCATACCCCAAATTCTACACCAAACTCAAAATCTGCACTTTGAGACCTAGGTGTCCAGGA